From the Huiozyma naganishii CBS 8797 chromosome 2, complete genome genome, one window contains:
- the SUA7 gene encoding transcription factor TFIIB (similar to Saccharomyces cerevisiae SUA7 (YPR086W); ancestral locus Anc_3.394), whose protein sequence is MSATVLPSASRNSNSTANGTTSRGGRKGPNLNIVLTCPECKVYPPKIVERFAEGDVVCALCGLVLSDRLVDTRSEWRTFSNDDQNGDDPSRVGEASNPLLDGNNLSTRIGQGENTDMRFTKELNRAQGKNVVDKKDNEVHAAFAKITMLSDAAELPKIVKDCAKEAYKLCHDEKSLKGKSTESIIAASILIGCRRAEVARTFKEIQSIIHVKTKEFSKTLSIMKGILREKSSDGFIKINTDNMSGAQNLTYIPRFCSHLGLPMQVTTAAEYTAKKCKEIEEIAGKSPITIAVVSIYLNILLFKIPVSASKVAQILQVTEGTIKSGYKILYDHREKCVEPQLLASGTVSLDDLPCLDKDKEKAMKLEKKS, encoded by the coding sequence ATGTCTGCTACAGTGCTCCCCAGTGCATCgaggaacagcaacagcacgGCCAACGGCACAACGAGCCGTGGCGGGCGCAAGGGCCCAAACCTCAACATCGTGCTCACTTGCCCCGAGTGCAAAGTGTACCCTCCCAAGATCGTAGAGAGGTTTGCCGAGGGGGACGTCGTCTGTGCACTCTGTGGGCTCGTGCTCTCGGACAGGCTAGTCGACACGCGGTCCGAGTGGCGGACTTTCTCGAATGACGACCAGAACGGGGATGACCCCTCGCGTGTCGGGGAGGCTTCCAACCCGTTGCTCGATGGGAACAACTTGTCCACGAGGATAGGACAGGGGGAGAACACGGATATGCGGTTTACGAAGGAGTTGAACCGTGCACAGGGGAAGAACGTCGTTGACAAGAAGGATAACGAGGTGCACGCTGCGTTTGCGAAGATCACGATGCTCAGTGACGCAGCAGAGTTGCCCAAGATCGTCAAGGACTGTGCCAAGGAGGCGTACAAGCTCTGCCACGACGAGAAGTCCCTCAAGGGGAAGTCCACGGAGAGTATCATAGCTGCGTCCATCCTCATCGGATGTAGACGAGCGGAGGTCGCTCGTACGTTCAAGGAGATACAGTCCATCATACACGTCAAGACGAAGGAGTTTTCAAAGACACTCAGCATCATGAAGGGGATCCTCAGGGAGAAGTCCTCCGATGGGTTCATCAAGATCAACACAGACAACATGTCCGGTGCACAGAACCTCACGTATATTCCCAGATTCTGTTCGCACTTGGGTCTCCCCATGCAAGTGACCACGGCGGCAGAGTACACCGCGAAGAAGTGCAAAGAGATCGAGGAGATCGCAGGGAAATCGCCTATCACAATCGCTGTCGTATCCATATACCTCaacatcctcctcttcaagaTCCCAGTCTCTGCTTCAAAAGTAGCACAGATTTTACAGGTCACGGAGGGGACCATCAAGTCTGGTTACAAGATTTTATACGACCACAGGGAGAAGTGCGTCGAACCACAACTACTCGCGTCGGGGACCGTCTCGCTGGACGACCTCCCCTGCCTCGACAAGGACAAAGAGAAGGCCATGAAGCTAGAGAAGAAGTCTTAA
- the SHE3 gene encoding She3p (similar to Saccharomyces cerevisiae SHE3 (YBR130C); ancestral locus Anc_3.393), with protein sequence MGVTEGNGVPAASGEKLAAQYGIFMANLQGQGQGQSGTVAASSAGGEASGQVIDVLRARVDTLAETNVQLAMQSHSLLEKLEQAQENETRLLDGSLQLKQASDALHEELDGSTVELRQLESRAAELRAAVEEQRKRAATAVESSPLQQGDVAAWSEQAERAQAQYTALITSQQLYKDHYLARIKQLREELDSAVAAAAATDSLDTSSLQLSLREFTQDRESLDALHTALTETLGADFDAGLTTADWATLYTATRARLETLASEMGYTLAELLQGTATAMQQRQQQHQQHQHRHRNFFGASSPTLGAVPTSAGTAALPGVKRTSSLRKTSQESDTRRLNRTPTPRFQHSSIPSSSSK encoded by the coding sequence ATGGGTGTCACTGAGGGGAACGGGGTGCCCGCTGCGTCGGGGGAAAAGTTGGCCGCGCAGTATGGGATATTCATGGCTAATCTGCAGGGGCAAGGACAAGGGCAGTCTGGGACGGTCGCTGCTAGTAGTGCGGGTGGCGAGGCGTCTGGGCAGGTGATTGACGTGCTGCGTGCGAGGGTGGACACTTTGGCGGAGACAAACGTGCAGTTGGCAATGCAGTCGCACAGTCTCTTGGAGAAGTTGGAACAGGCGCAGGAGAATGAGACGCGGTTGCTGGATGGGTCCCTGCAGTTGAAGCAAGCGAGTGACGCACTGCATGAGGAGCTTGATGGGAGTACCGTTGAGTTGCGGCAGTTGGAGTCCCGTGCCGCAGAGTTGCGTGCTGCTGTCGAGGAGCAACGCAAACGGGCAGCTACTGCCGTTGAGAGTTCCCCACTGCAGCAGGGCGACGTCGCTGCGTGGTCCGAGCAAGCTGAGCGTGCACAGGCGCAGTACACTGCGCTGATCACCTCGCAGCAGCTGTACAAGGACCACTACCTTGCTCGGATTAAACAATTGCGAGAGGAACTCGACAGTGCCGTTGCGGCCGCAGCCGCAACAGACTCTCTAGACACATCGTCACTGCAGTTATCGCTGCGAGAGTTTACACAGGACAGGGAATCCCTAGATGCACTGCACACGGCACTTACAGAGACGCTCGGAGCAGACTTCGATGCGGGACTCACTACAGCTGACTGGGCAACCCTGTACACTGCGACCCGCGCACGACTCGAGACCCTCGCGTCCGAAATGGGGTACACCCTTGCTGAACTACTGCAGGGGACCGCTACCGCAATGCAGCAGcgccagcagcagcatcagCAGCATCAGCATCGCCATCGCAACTTCTTCGGGGCGTCCAGCCCGACACTCGGGGCCGTCCCGACATCTGCTGGCACCGCTGCACTGCCCGGAGTGAAACGGACCTCGTCCCTACGGAAGACCAGTCAGGAGAGTGACACACGGCGACTCAACAGAACACCAACGCCGCGGTTCCAACACTCATCGATACCTTCATCATCAAGTAAGTAA